One Vitis vinifera cultivar Pinot Noir 40024 chromosome 8, ASM3070453v1 genomic window carries:
- the LOC100245881 gene encoding E3 ubiquitin-protein ligase PRT6 isoform X2, whose product MDMDIDSPAESNSLPPRYRIVQRLSLQGVPEEHLERLEPGLVAYVKENKFRVPELVSAILPTEEEVLEAYKECKASSKEDLVSPTMTEQFRESMRLLQWLMFYGEPLSALNKLAKISTGQRGVCGSVWGHNDIAYRCRTCEHDPTCAICVPCFQNGNHKDHDYSVIYTGGGCCDCGDVTAWKREGFCSKHKGAEQIQPLPEEFAKSVGPVLDALLVCWKNKLLFAENACQEYHKGSDRIGEFKKVANELTFVVVEMLTEFCQYSESLLSFISKRVFISDGLLDSLVRAERFLSKRVTRKLHELLLKLLGEPVFKYEFAKVFLSYYPILVNEAIKGCSDSVFKNYPLLSTFSVQIFTVPTLTPRLVKEMNLLALLMGCLGDIFCSCAGEDGRLQVTKWGNLYETTLRVVEDIRFVTSHVAVPEYITHDQRDVPRTWMKLLAFVQGMNPQKRETGLHIEEENENMHYPFVLGHSIANIHSLLVAGAFSGSKSEETDIEILFNAQKQDLDDEESLRHSKVGRLSRETSVCGTKFNEAKSDCQLLIPASVTWLIFECLRSIENWLGVDNASGSLFNVLSPNTSSVCASNFLALKKTLSKIRKGKYIFSKFTSSNEAQGRQSLSLDKTAQPIGQDRISIMTGKTDSDNACYPAGFDDITMEGELDALRVLSLSDWPDILYDVSSQDISVHIPLHRLLSLLLQKALNRCYGEATEPYMISASAANPLPDVYSDFFGHVLGGCHPYGFSAFIMEHPLRIRVFCAEVHAGMWRRNGDAALLSCEWYRSVRWSEQGLELDLFLLQCCAALAPADLYVNRILDRFGLSEYLSLNLEQSSEYEPVLVQEMLTLIIQLVKERRFCGLTTTESLKRELIYKLAIGNATHSQLVKSLPRDLSKIDQLQEILDTIALYSEPSGVNQGMYSLRQAYWKELDLYHPRWNPRDLQFAEERYSRFCNVSALTTQLPKWTKIYQPLNGIARIATCKVVLQIVRAVLFYAVFTDKVAASRAPDGVLLTALHLLSLALDICFLQKEASNRSCHNEDSIPMLAFAGEEIFVGVHNRFGEHSLLSLLVLLMGKHKRENPDNFIEAINCNLSSWIESLLKKFAEMDSNCMAKLQKLAPEVVNHLLQSNPNGDTNALGSASDGEKRKAKARERQAAIMAKMRAEQSKFLKSLGSDMENGSSKLQSKQGVSDSVVGHYSAEFSQDVCSLCRDPYSESPVSYLILLQKSRLKSFVDKGPPSWEQVPLSDKDCVSNSKNEVTGKRRTNTTSCISERISSPQLVQLFQNAVNELASDGRSGEVDAFLEFIKTRFPSVGNLQLTCTSNDTGERTSYNFDTLEEDMYLCIQKEMCNLLTHSNLVTDEKFSAAEGGPKRGVNAGEVLLGKYIATLSRAAKENPSASGNAQSHNDRAMSESTTLVPAYDGLGPSDCDGIHLSSCGHAVHQGCLDRYLSSLKERYNRRMVFEGGHIVDPDQGEFLCPVCRQLANSVLPALPGDSQKGWKKLTISSAGSPDAAGSLTTLNDEINSLCIQQALSLLQSACNVVGKGEILKTIPMEGIGRIAPTIEPFLRMICRMYFPGKYDKVSGSTRVSQFIIMWDILKYSLISTEIASRCGRTSTTPTYCVDSLYKELNSSTGFILTLLLSIVQSMRNENPHHVLLRFRGIQLFAGSVCHGISVDEFPSTASTQGGNMLSILEHIETEVSYPDIQFWKRASDPVLAHDPFSSLIWVLFCLPYPFLLCKEVFFSLVHLYYAVSVVQAIITYCGKQQCKINGLGFQDCLITDISNIVGKSGFAPLYFVSSYIDPSCNIKDVIRSLSFPYLRRCALLWKLLNSSITAPFCDRPLVFDRPFNAIDDMMDCTNGALLDLIHVEQLENMFKIPQLDDVLKDEALRSLVQTWFHHFSKAFEVCSLPSVLYSTPAVPFKLMQLPHVYEDLLQRYIKQQCPDCKTVLNDPVLCLLCGRLCSPSWKPCCRENGCQAHAMTCGAGTGVSLLIKKTTILLQRSARQAPWPSLYLDAFGEEDIEMHRGKPLYLNKERYAALSHMISCILPLG is encoded by the exons ATGGATATGGACATTGATTCGCCTGCTGAATCCAATTCCCTCCCCCCTCGCTATCGTATTGTACAG AGGCTTAGTCTCCAAGGAGTTCCTGAGGAGCATCTTGAGCGGCTTGAGCCTGGTTTAGTTGCTTATGTCAAGGAGAACAAATTTCGGGTACCAGAGCTGGTATCTGCCATCTTACCCACTGAGGAGGAAGTGTTGGAGGCGTATAAAGAATGTAAAGCAAGTTCTAAAGAAGACTTGGTGAGCCCAACCATGACAGAACAATTCCGTGAAAGTATGCGTTTGTTACAGTGGTTGATGTTCTATGGTGAACCACTGAGTGCCTTAAATAAACTTGCCAAAATAAGTACTGGTCAACGTGGTGTTTGTGGGTCTGTTTGGGGCCATAATGATATAGCATACCGCTGCCGAACATGTGAACATGACCCAACATGTGCAATTTGTGTCCCTTGTTTCCAGAATGGAAACCACAAGGACCATGATTATTCTGTTATATATACGGGTGGTGGCTGTTGTGATTGTGGGGATGTGACTGCATGGAAACGTGAGGGCTTCTGTTCAAAGCATAAAGGTGCAGAACAGATACAGCCCCTGCCAGAGGAGTTTGCTAAATCTGTAGGACCTGTTTTGGATGCGCTACTTGTTTGTTGGAAAAACAAACTATTGTTTGCAGAAAATGCATGTCAGGAATACCATAAAGGGAGTGATCGCATTGGGGAATTCAAGAAGGTTGCAAATGAGCTAACATTTGTGGTGGTTGAGATGCTTACAGAGTTCTGTCAGTACAGTGAAAGTTTGCTCAGTTTTATTTCAAAAAGGGTGTTTATATCAGATGGTTTATTAGATAGTCTGGTGAGGGCGGAGAGGTTCTTGAGTAAAAGAGTCACAAGGAAACTCCATGAACTGCTTCTGAAATTGCTGGGGGAACCtgtatttaaatatgaatttgcAAAAGTATTTCTGAGTTATTACCCGATTCTTGTAAATGAAGCCATAAAAGGGTGCAGTGATTCTGTTTTCAAGAATTATCCACTACTATCTACATTTTCCGTGCAGATTTTCACAGTGCCAACTCTAACTCCACGTCTTGTGAAGGAAATGAATCTGCTGGCTTTGCTGATGGGATGTTTAGGAGACATTTTCTGTTCTTGTGCTGGAGAGGATGGTCGATTACAG GTTACCAAGTGGGGAAATTTGTATGAAACCACTCTTCGTGTAGTTGAAGATATTAGGTTTGTTACAAGTCATGTTGCTGTACCTGAATATATAACCCATGACCAGCGAGATGTCCCTAGAACTTGGATGAAACTCTTGGCTTTTGTGCAAGGGATGAACCCTCAAAAGAGAGAAACAGGTCTCcacatagaagaagaaaatgagaacaTGCATTATCCTTTTGTTTTAGGTCACTCTATTGCAAATATTCACTCTCTCTTGGTGGCGGGTGCATTTTCTGGTTCCAAATCTGAAGAGACTGATATTGAGATACTTTTCAACGCACAAAAGCAAGATTTGGATGATGAAGAAAGCCTAAGACATTCAAAAGTAGGACGGCTTTCCCGGGAAACCTCTGTTTGTGGTACAAAATTCAATGAAGCAAAATCTGATTGCCAACTTCTAATTCCTGCCTCCGTTACATGGTTGATATTTGAGTGCTTAAGGTCTATTGAGAATTGGTTGGGAGTAGATAATGCATCTGGATCTCTTTTTAATGTGTTATCTCCAAATACCAGCAGTGTCTGTGCTAGCAATTTCTTAGCTTTGAAGAAAACATTATCTAAGATCAGGAAGGGCAAATATATTTTCAGTAAATTTACCAGTTCAAATGAAGCTCAAGGTAGGCAAAGTCTGTCACTTGATAAAACTGCACAACCCATAGGGCAAGACAGAATATCAATCATGACTGGTAaaactgattcagataatgccTGTTACCCTGCAGGTTTTGATGATATTACCATGGAAGGAGAATTAGATGCCCTACGGGTTCTGAGTCTATCAGATTGGCCAGATATACTCTATGATGTTAGTTCACAGGATATATCTGTTCATATTCCTTTACATCGATTGCTTTCTTTGCTTTTACAAAAAGCATTGAATAGATGTTACGGTGAAGCTACTGAGCCATATATGATCAGTGCCAGTGCTGCTAATCCACTTCCAGATGTTTATAGCGATTTCTTTGGGCATGTTCTAGGAGGTTGCCATCCTTATGGGTTTTCTGCCTTCATTATGGAGCATCCTCTGCGGATTAGGGTATTTTGTGCTGAGGTTCATGCTGGAATGTGGCGGAGGAATGGGGATGCTGCTCTATTATCATGTGAGTGGTATCGTTCAGTTCGCTG GTCCGAACAGGGTTTAGAGCTTGATCTGTTTCTGCTGCAGTGCTGTGCTGCATTGGCTCCAGCTGATCTTTATGTTAATAGAATTCTAGATCGCTTTGGGTTGTCAGAGTACCTTTCTTTGAATCTTGAACAGTCTAGTGA GTATGAACCAGTTCTAGTGCAGGAAATGCTCACTCTTATCATACAACTAGTTAAAGAGAGGCGATTTTGTGGACTAACAACTACTGAGAGTTTGAAAAGAGAGTTGATCTATAAGTTGGCCATTGGAAATGCTACTCATAGTCAGTTGGTAAAATCTCTTCCTCGGGACCTTTCTAAAATTGATCAACTTCAGGAAATTTTGGATACCATTGCATTGTACTCCGAACCATCTGGCGTGAATCAG GGGATGTATTCACTGCGACAGGCATATTGGAAAGAACTTGATTTGTATCATCCTCGTTGGAACCCTAGGGATTTGCAGTTTGCAGAAGAAAGATATTCACGCTTCTGTAATGTTTCTGCATTGACCACTCAGCTTCCCAAGTGGACAAAGATTTATCAGCCGCTCAATGGAATAGCCAGGATAGCTACTTGCAAAGTTGTCCTTCAGATTGTCCGTGCAGTCTTGTTTTATGCTGTTTTCACAGATAAAGTTGCTGCATCACGAGCTCCTGATGGGGTTCTTCTGACGGCATTGCACTTACTCTCTTTGGCATTAGACATCTGTTTTTTGCAGAAAGAAGCCAGCAATAGGTCATGCCACAATGAGGATTCAATTCCTATGCTAGCTTTTGCTGGTGAAGAAATTTTCGTGGGAGTACATAACAGATTTGGTGAACATAGTTTGTTGTCACTTCTTGTTTTATTGATGGGGAAGCATAAGAGAGAAAATCCAGACAACTTCATCGAAGCTATCAATTGCAACCTTTCTTCTTGGATAGAAAGCTTATTGAAGAAGTTTGCTGAGATGGATTCCAACTGCATGGCCAAACTGCAAAAACTTGCACCCGAAGTGGTCAATCATTTGTTACAGTCCAATCCAAATGGTGATACAAATGCATTGGGGTCAGCTTCTGATGGTGAGAAACGCAAGGCAAAAGCTAGAGAGAGACAGGCTGCTATAATG GCAAAAATGAGAGCAGAGCAGTCCAAATTTTTGAAGAGCCTCGGTTCCGATATGGAAAACGGGTCGAGTAAATTACAATCCAAACAAGGAGTATCAGACTCTGTTGTTGGACATTATTCGGCAGAGTTTTCACAGGATGTTTGCTCACTTTGCCGTGATCCCTATTCAGAAAGTCCTGTATCTTACTTGATTCTTCTTCAG AAATCTAGGCTTAAGAGTTTCGTTGACAAAGGTCCCCCATCATGGGAACAAGTTCCTCTGTCAGACAAGGATTGCGTTTCTAATTCTAAAAATGAGGTCACAGGAAAACGCAGAACAAACACTACCTCATGCATTTCAGAAAGGATTTCATCTCCTCAGTTAGTGCAGTTGTTCCAGAATGCAGTGAATGAGTTAGCCTCTGATGGTCGTTCTGGGGAAGTTGATGCTTTTCTAGAATTCATCAAGACCCGGTTTCCATCAGTTGGGAATCTTCAACTGACCTGCACTTCTAATGATACAGGGGAGAGGACTTCATACAACTTTGACACGTTGGAAGAAGATATGTACTTGTGTATTCAGAAAGAGATGTGTAATCTCTTGACGCATTCAAATTTGGTAACTGATGAGAAATTTTCAGCTGCTGAAGGGGGTCCTAAAAGGGGTGTGAATGCTGGAGAAGTCTTGCTTGGAAAATATATAGCCACTCTTTCAAGAGCAGCAAAAGAAAATCCTTCTGCTTCTGGGAATGCTCAATCTCATAATGATAGGGCAATGTCAGAATCTACCACACTGGTTCCTGCATATGATGGACTTGGCCCCTCAGATTGTGATGGAATTCATCTTTCTTCATGTGGGCATGCGGTGCATCAGGGTTGCCTTGATCGTTATCTATCCTCACTGAAGGAAAG ATATAACAGAAGAATGGTTTTCGAAGGAGGGCATATTGTGGATCCTGATCAA GGGGAGTTCCTTTGTCCTGTTTGCCGTCAACTTGCAAACTCTGTCTTGCCTGCATTACCTGGAGATTCTCAAAAGGGCTGGAAAAAACTGACAATTTCTAGTGCTGGTTCCCCAGATGCAGCTGGCTCCTTAACCACATTGAATGATGAAATCAATTCCCTTTGCATTCAGCAAGCCTTGTCTCTGTTGCAAAGTGCTTGCAATGTGGTTGGGAAAGGTGAAATATTGAAAACCATTCCCATGGAAGGAATTGGAAGAATAGCACCAACTATTGAACCTTTCCTTCGCATGATCTGTCGAATGTATTTTCCTGGAAAGTATGATAAGGTTTCAGGATCTACAAGGGTAAGCCAGTTTATAATTATGTGGGACATTCTCAAGTACTCTCTCATATCAACAGAAATTGCTTCTCGTTGTGGAAGGACTTCTACCACACCAACTTATTGTGTCGATTCCTTATATAAGGAACTCAATTCATCCACTGGGTTTATTTTGACCTTGTTGCTAAGCATTGTCCAAAGTATGCGGAATGAGAACCCTCATCATGTGCTTTTAAGATTTAGAGGTATTCAGCTCTTTGCAGGGTCTGTTTGCCATGGCATTTCTGTAGATGAATTTCCCAGTACTGCTTCTACACAAGGAG GTAATATGTTAAGTATCTTGGAACACATTGAAACAGAAGTATCATATCCTGACATCCAATTCTGGAAAAGAGCTTCTGATCCTGTCCTTGCTCATGATCCTTTTTCATCATTGATATGGGTTCTTTTTTGTCTACCATACCCCTTTTTGTTATGCAAGGaggttttcttttctcttgtgCATCTCTATTATGCTGTCTCTGTAGTACAG GCTATAATTACTTACTGTGGGAAGCAGCAATGTAAGATAAATGGATTAGGTTTCCAAGATTGCCTGATTACTGACATCTCCAATATTGTGGGAAAATCTGGGTTTGCTCCGCTGTATTTTGTTTCCAGCTATATTGACCCTTCTTGTAATATTAAGGATGTAATTCGTAGCTTGAGTTTCCCTTATTTGCGAAGATGTGCATTGCTCTGGAAACTACTGAACTCTTCTATCACTGCACCATTCTGTGATAGACCTCTTGTGTTTGATAGACCATTCAATGCCATTGATGATATGATGGATTGTACAAATGGTGCTTTGTTGGATCTCATCCATGTTGAGCAGCTGGAGAACATGTTTAAGATTCCCCAACTGGATGATGTTCTCAAGGATGAAGCACTTCGTTCTTTAGTTCAGACTTGGTTCCATCATTTTTCCAAGGCATTTGAAGTTTGTAGTCTTCCAAGCGTTTTATACTCCACTCCAGCAGTTCCATTTAAGTTAATGCAACTTCCTCATGTTTATGAGGATCTCTTGCAGAG GTATATAAAGCAGCAATGCCCTGACTGTAAAACTGTTCTGAATGATCCTGTATTGTGCCTGTTATGTGGTAGATTGTGCTCTCCAAGCTGGAAGCCATGCTGCAG GGAAAATGGATGCCAAGCTCATGCAATGACCTGTGGTGCTGGTACTGGAGTATCCCTGTTGATCAAA AAAACCACAATCCTGCTTCAAAGATCCGCACGTCAGGCACCTTGGCCTTCTCTCTACTTGGATGCATTTGGTGAAGag GATATTGAAATGCATAGGGGGAAGCCACTGTATTTGAATAAAGAGAGATATGCAGCTTTAAGTCATATG ATATCATGTATTCTTCCTCTGGGTTGA